The stretch of DNA ATCAGCTTTACAGTCTTGGCGATTATCTCGGGGTCATTCTGCAGTTCTCCATCTCCAAGTGAATAATAACCTTCCTTTTCCATTTTTATTCTCAGGGCACCTGCCACCGCTGACATCGGCCATCCTTTATTGGGGCTGGATGTCTGTTTATGATCTCTTTTGGCAATTTTCCAGGCATTTCTCCAGTCATATCCTAAAAGTGCTGAAGCCAGCATTATAAAAGGCACAGAAAGTCTAGCAGTAATGTAATGGAGGGCATCATCAAGTTTAGCGGCGAACATGCCCACATTTTTGTGTTTTTCATTGAGATACCCGATCATTCCATCTTCTGTGTTGACGACTCTTAGTATTGTCGCTCCTGGAATGCCGGCAATTCCAAAGTAGAACATCGGTGAGATTACGGAATCTACCAGGTTTTCAGCTACTGTTTCTGAGGCGCATGAGATGATATGCGCTTCATCAAGCTCATTTACATTTCTAGAAACAACCATCGAGGCTTTTTTTCTAGCAGCTTCAATGTCATTATTCTTAAGATCATTCATGATCGGAAGCGTGTGGGTACCCAGGGATTTAATAGCGAAAAGCGTAGAAAACAGCAGAGCGCTGAGAACTTCCCAGACTATTAATCCGTAATCGCCGCCATAAATTCTTATTGCTCCTAAAATCAGTATGAATGCTAGCGTGAAGAGCAGAATGGGAATAAGCGAAACGAAAACTCCGCAGATACGGTCATGTCTCTGGGATTTTCTCTGTACATGGTCATCAAGGAATCCTATGACTTTTCCCATCCAGACAACAGGATGCAGTTTATTCGGCAGCTCTCCAAAAATAAGATCAACTAAGAGAGCGCCGATTGGTATCAGCAATACAACTTCTAAGAGTAGCAATTCAACGCCCTCTAAAAAAGTCAACAGTTTCTTTCAATGATTTTAAAAATATATCGTTCATCGCTGGAGTTTTCACACAGAATCTGCTGTAATTTTCACAGGGGCTGTTGAATGATGAACAGTCTCTTACTAAAATCCCATTTTCAAGCATGACCTTTCTAAATTCTGGACTTTTAACACCCAGCTTATATAACGGGCAGAAGAAGAAATAAGAGTCTGTGTCTGGAACGGCATACGGGAATATCCGGTTCATTTCCGAATGCATTCTAATTTTCTCTGATTCCAGCATATCTACGGCTTTTTTTACATGAGCCTGTTCATTTCTCATCAGCATAGTGCCAACGCGCTGTTCTATTGTTCCCAGATTCCAAGTCAAACGGCCTGTATCCATATACCTGATCAGTTCTTTGTTTCCAAATCCGTATCCTATTCTTAAGCCAGGCATTGCAAATGATTTTGTAAATGAGCGTATTATGAACAGATTCTGATACGAATCTATGGTGTCCACACATGAAACATCTTTATCTGTTTTAGACAGCTCAAGAAGAGTTTCATCCAGAAATACAATTGTATGCTTTCTTTCAGCTTCTGATACAAGCTCTAAAACGTCTTTTCTGGGGACGATCTTGCCTGTGGGATTATTTGGATTGCAGAGGTATACTGCTTTAACCTCGTCGAGAGAATTTATGATGCTGCCAATATCTGGCCGGAACTCATTCTCTTCTGGAAGCGGCACGTCTATTATCCTGGCGCCCATCAGTCTGCAACCGAAACTATACTCAGAGAAGGTTGGATGAGGCATCAGCACCTTATCTCCGGGAGATACAAACACTTCTGGAAACAGCCTGATGATTTCTGCAGAGCCAGCCCCGACAATGATATTACTTGTATCGACAGCATATCTCTCGGCAATAGCTTCTTTTATAGCCAGAGATGAATCGTCAGGATAATTCATAAGCTCTTTAGATGCTTTTTCAATATATTCGTTCAATCTTTCTGGATGACCAAATGGATTAACATTGGAGCTGTAATCCAAAACATTTCCCTTTCCCCAAACATCTCCGCCGTGTTTGGGACGCATCATTGCCATTATCTGAGGACGAACATTCTCTTCCAAATACACGCCATCGCCGCCGTTCTGAGAGCAGGTTATTGATACTGATGATATCTCCAATCTGTCTATTGGGTGGGCCAATACATTTTAATCATTAATAACTAGATGTCTCCATTCCGACAAAATAGATGATGCGTGTCATACTAAAAGGATAAGCCTTAAGTATCGTACCAGTATACTCCAGTCTTCTGATGGCACGGTGCTTCCTCATCCTTGAAAACGGGACAATCGCAGAGGGCACTGGCTTTGGTTTTGAAAAGACCATCTTTGGAGAGGTCGTATTCAATACTGGAATGTCCGGCTATCAAGAGAGCTTGACGGACCCGTCTTACAAAGGCCAGATACTTGTGATGTCCCACCCATTGATTGGAGATTATGGTATTAATCCGAGATACTCAGAATCGGACTCTGTACAGGTAGCAGGATATGCAGTACGAGAAGCCTGCAAAGATCCTTCCAAAATGTACGGCGGAAAGTCCCTGGACGAGTATCTTAAAGAAAATAAGGTTCCAGGTATCAGCGAGATCGATACCAGATCTATTATTCTCGACATCCGCTCCAGCGGAGTTCTTAAAGGCGCTATAACCTTTGACGATGACCCTGAGAAGCTTTTAGATGAAGTTTGTAAGATGCCTGCATATGCAAGCAAAAACTGGGTGGAGGAAGTAAGCACCAAAAAGGTCGTGCGTTATGAAAACAAAGGCGCCAAAAAACTAGCAGTTATCGACTGCGGTGTGAAAAACAGCATCCTTTCCGAGCTGAAGAAAAGATTTGAAGTCATAATGGTGCCATATAACGTTGACAAGTCATTTTTCAGAAATGAAGATATTGATGGTGTCTTTTTGTCAAACGGTCCTGGAGATCCAGCCCATCCGGCGATTCAAGAATCGACCATTCAGACTGTGAAAGCAATCAAGGAAGATTATCCAATAATGGGAATTTGCTATGGAACACAGCTTCTAGCTAGAGCCTTTGGAGGCACTACCTACAAGATGAAGTTCGGGCACCGCGGCTCTAACCAGCCGATAAAGCACAATGGGAAGGTTTACATCACTTCTCAAAACCATGGTTATGCAGTAGATAAAGAATCTCTGGAAGGAACCGGTTTTGTGGCAGACCACATAAACGTCAATGACGGAACTGTCGAGGGCATAACTCACAAAGAGCTGCCGGTTTTTGCTGTACAGTATCATCCTGAGGCCGCTGCAGGTCCGCACGACACGATGTTTCTCTTTGACGAATTCAAGAAGAAGCTGGAGGAATCCCGGTGAAACGTACAGATCTTAAGAAAATTTTAGTAATCGGTTCAGGTCCGATTGTAATCGGCCAGGCAGCCGAGTTTGACTTTTCGGGAACACAGGCCTGCCGTTCATTGAGGGAGGAAGGCTATACTACAGTTTTAGTAAATTCCAATCCAGCTACAATCCAGACGGATATGGATACTGCGGATGTTGTATACATTGAGCCGCTTTCAGCCGAGACTGTTGCCAAGATTGCAGAAAAAGAGCATGTTGACGGAATCCTTTCAGGAATGGGTGGACAGACTGCATTGAACATCTGTTCAGAACTGGCGGAAAACGGTACACTAAAGAGGCTTGGCATTCATCTTCTGGGAACACAGCCTGAAGCCATTGC from Candidatus Methanomassiliicoccus intestinalis Issoire-Mx1 encodes:
- a CDS encoding cobalamin biosynthesis protein, with the protein product MTFLEGVELLLLEVVLLIPIGALLVDLIFGELPNKLHPVVWMGKVIGFLDDHVQRKSQRHDRICGVFVSLIPILLFTLAFILILGAIRIYGGDYGLIVWEVLSALLFSTLFAIKSLGTHTLPIMNDLKNNDIEAARKKASMVVSRNVNELDEAHIISCASETVAENLVDSVISPMFYFGIAGIPGATILRVVNTEDGMIGYLNEKHKNVGMFAAKLDDALHYITARLSVPFIMLASALLGYDWRNAWKIAKRDHKQTSSPNKGWPMSAVAGALRIKMEKEGYYSLGDGELQNDPEIIAKTVKLMKVTSILFFIIVLIPLYLIIGTTVQILLENAFFGLL
- a CDS encoding pyridoxal phosphate-dependent aminotransferase — its product is MEISSVSITCSQNGGDGVYLEENVRPQIMAMMRPKHGGDVWGKGNVLDYSSNVNPFGHPERLNEYIEKASKELMNYPDDSSLAIKEAIAERYAVDTSNIIVGAGSAEIIRLFPEVFVSPGDKVLMPHPTFSEYSFGCRLMGARIIDVPLPEENEFRPDIGSIINSLDEVKAVYLCNPNNPTGKIVPRKDVLELVSEAERKHTIVFLDETLLELSKTDKDVSCVDTIDSYQNLFIIRSFTKSFAMPGLRIGYGFGNKELIRYMDTGRLTWNLGTIEQRVGTMLMRNEQAHVKKAVDMLESEKIRMHSEMNRIFPYAVPDTDSYFFFCPLYKLGVKSPEFRKVMLENGILVRDCSSFNSPCENYSRFCVKTPAMNDIFLKSLKETVDFFRGR
- the carA gene encoding glutamine-hydrolyzing carbamoyl-phosphate synthase small subunit, with product MARCFLILENGTIAEGTGFGFEKTIFGEVVFNTGMSGYQESLTDPSYKGQILVMSHPLIGDYGINPRYSESDSVQVAGYAVREACKDPSKMYGGKSLDEYLKENKVPGISEIDTRSIILDIRSSGVLKGAITFDDDPEKLLDEVCKMPAYASKNWVEEVSTKKVVRYENKGAKKLAVIDCGVKNSILSELKKRFEVIMVPYNVDKSFFRNEDIDGVFLSNGPGDPAHPAIQESTIQTVKAIKEDYPIMGICYGTQLLARAFGGTTYKMKFGHRGSNQPIKHNGKVYITSQNHGYAVDKESLEGTGFVADHINVNDGTVEGITHKELPVFAVQYHPEAAAGPHDTMFLFDEFKKKLEESR